A window of the Gemmatimonadota bacterium genome harbors these coding sequences:
- a CDS encoding DUF1080 domain-containing protein codes for MQLFDGKTLNGWAATGNPDGWIVDHGCLFCTAEQGKYLYYTEDQFKNFELSLEFKHPPRTNSGVFFRWTDLDNPVQTGIEIQILDTHGHEPATTKCCGAVYDLQAPTHNTCKPAGEWNHMILYTMDNIIRVTLNGEQITDMDLNRWTTPNQNPDGTRNKFNRAFREMTEPGYIGLQDHGNQIWFRNIEIEKL; via the coding sequence ATGCAACTTTTCGACGGCAAAACCCTCAACGGCTGGGCAGCCACCGGCAATCCCGACGGTTGGATCGTAGATCACGGCTGTCTTTTCTGCACCGCAGAACAGGGGAAATACCTGTACTACACAGAAGACCAGTTCAAAAACTTTGAACTCTCGCTCGAATTCAAACATCCCCCCAGAACCAACAGCGGCGTCTTCTTCCGCTGGACCGATCTGGACAACCCCGTGCAAACCGGCATTGAAATCCAAATCCTGGACACACACGGACACGAACCCGCAACCACCAAATGCTGCGGCGCAGTCTATGATCTACAAGCCCCCACGCACAACACCTGCAAACCCGCGGGCGAATGGAATCACATGATCCTCTACACCATGGACAACATCATCCGCGTCACCTTAAACGGCGAGCAAATCACCGACATGGACCTCAACCGCTGGACCACGCCGAACCAGAACCCCGACGGCACGCGCAACAAATTCAACCGCGCATTCCGCGAAATGACCGAACCCGGGTACATCGGCCTTCAAGACCACGGCAACCAGATCTGGTTCCGCAACATAGAAATCGAAAAACTCTAA
- a CDS encoding carbon-nitrogen hydrolase family protein, which produces MKTVRLLSISFPRGGYKNVEQNVEHMVRHLEETAPYCPDFVCFTEVARELGCPQDSDAWMGEPVPGPTTEAIGKAAAEIGTHVIVGMQERWEDQTFNAAVLIGRDGNVLGRYHKVQPTVNEMERGTLPGTQANTFATDCGRVGMCICFDLKFPEVAMMLARSGARMVFFPSMFNGGMRHAAWARDYGVFLVVSQSQESSITDMCGHRLAWQGYSEPLVEQGKLPPFAFAEINADTKAYHLDFNQNKLGDIHSTYGAGVRIHIMRPEATFVLESLMEDISVEDIEAEFELEDLWTYYDRSRAMRGEHLTEPVAITT; this is translated from the coding sequence GTGAAAACCGTCCGACTACTCAGCATCTCATTTCCCAGAGGTGGGTACAAAAACGTAGAACAAAACGTAGAACACATGGTGCGCCACCTCGAAGAAACAGCCCCTTATTGCCCCGACTTTGTGTGCTTCACCGAAGTCGCCCGAGAACTCGGCTGTCCCCAGGACAGCGATGCCTGGATGGGCGAACCCGTACCCGGTCCCACAACCGAAGCCATCGGCAAAGCAGCCGCGGAAATCGGCACCCATGTCATCGTCGGCATGCAAGAGCGGTGGGAAGACCAGACCTTCAACGCAGCCGTCCTCATCGGTCGGGATGGAAACGTCCTGGGCCGCTACCACAAAGTGCAACCCACCGTCAACGAAATGGAACGCGGCACCCTGCCTGGCACACAGGCCAACACATTCGCCACAGACTGCGGTCGCGTGGGCATGTGCATCTGCTTTGACCTCAAATTCCCCGAAGTCGCCATGATGCTCGCCCGCTCGGGTGCGCGCATGGTCTTCTTCCCCAGCATGTTCAACGGCGGCATGCGACACGCCGCCTGGGCGCGCGACTACGGCGTCTTCCTCGTCGTCAGCCAATCCCAGGAAAGCTCCATCACCGACATGTGCGGCCACCGCCTCGCGTGGCAAGGCTATAGTGAACCCCTTGTGGAACAGGGCAAACTCCCGCCCTTTGCATTTGCCGAAATCAACGCAGACACCAAAGCCTACCACCTCGACTTCAACCAGAACAAACTCGGCGACATCCACAGCACCTATGGCGCAGGCGTCCGCATCCACATCATGCGCCCCGAAGCCACATTCGTACTCGAATCCCTCATGGAAGACATCTCCGTAGAAGACATCGAAGCGGAATTTGAACTCGAAGACCTGTGGACCTATTACGACCGTTCGCGCGCTATGCGCGGCGAACATCTCACAGAACCCGTCGCAATCACTACCTGA
- a CDS encoding Gfo/Idh/MocA family oxidoreductase yields the protein MQTVKWGIIGCGDVCEVKSGPGFYKADHSELVIVMRRDGEKAADFAKRHGVPQSTNNADDVIHHPDVNAVYIATPPSTHCDYALRVAEAGKPCYVEKPMAMNHSECVQMVEAFKAKNLLLFVAYYRRGLPRFLKVRELLREGAIGTLTSVHIVQYGKLDTTPNNWRFDPAIAGAGKFLDLASHGIDILDFLVSPITRASGYALNIGGTYEAEDVTTAAFEFESGGVGTGIWNFHADHTDNRITFTGSEGEIQTPVFADTDIILKRNGTEKHIAAPNPPHVQQPLIQTIVNELRGEGKCVSTGESGARASWVMDQCLITYYGER from the coding sequence ATGCAAACAGTAAAATGGGGCATCATCGGTTGCGGTGACGTATGCGAAGTCAAAAGTGGCCCGGGATTTTACAAAGCGGACCACTCAGAACTCGTCATCGTCATGCGCCGGGATGGTGAAAAAGCCGCGGACTTCGCCAAACGCCACGGCGTACCCCAATCCACCAACAACGCCGACGACGTCATCCACCATCCCGACGTCAACGCCGTGTACATCGCCACACCGCCCTCCACACACTGCGACTACGCCCTGCGCGTTGCCGAAGCGGGCAAACCCTGTTACGTCGAAAAACCCATGGCCATGAACCACAGCGAATGCGTACAAATGGTCGAAGCCTTCAAAGCCAAAAACCTGCTCCTCTTCGTCGCCTATTACCGCCGAGGACTCCCCCGCTTCCTGAAAGTCCGCGAACTCCTCCGCGAAGGTGCCATAGGAACCCTCACATCTGTACACATCGTCCAATACGGCAAACTCGACACAACTCCCAACAACTGGCGATTCGACCCAGCCATCGCCGGCGCGGGCAAATTCCTCGACCTCGCATCACACGGCATCGACATCCTCGACTTCCTCGTCAGCCCCATAACCCGCGCCAGCGGCTACGCGCTCAACATCGGCGGAACGTACGAAGCCGAAGACGTAACAACCGCAGCATTTGAATTTGAAAGCGGCGGCGTGGGAACAGGCATCTGGAACTTCCATGCCGACCACACCGACAACCGCATCACATTCACAGGATCCGAAGGCGAAATCCAAACCCCCGTCTTCGCAGATACCGACATCATCCTCAAACGCAACGGCACAGAAAAACACATCGCCGCGCCCAATCCTCCACATGTCCAACAACCCCTGATACAAACCATCGTCAACGAACTGCGCGGCGAAGGCAAATGCGTATCCACTGGTGAAAGCGGCGCCCGTGCCTCCTGGGTCATGGACCAGTGCCTGATCACCTATTACGGAGAGCGATAG